The genomic stretch AAATGCAAATCAACActtcttaaaataaaaaattcccTTCAGTCAGTATTCAGACCAATCTTGCAAGGCATTGATAAACACCATTAAACTATATGAAAATGTTCATGCCATGTTTCACATACATAACCTATATAAATTACATACATAATTAGTACATTCAGATTGACAAACCCAGATTTCTAAAAGTTGCACCAACCTCACAATCTAACAGCATAGATAGATCAATGCTTTCATtctaaaacaataaaacatcaaAACTACATTGACATGATCAATTGAAAAATGATTCTAATCTATATATTTCCTTATAATTAGTAGGATTTGCCACACCAAGTTACAAGAAGCTGCTAAGAAAGGTGCATTTATGTATGGGAGCCACATTCAACCTTGTTAGATTCCACAACATTTCGAGCCGTTTCGACGGCTACCTGTCCGTTGACGTAGTGCTGCCGACACACAGGCATGTAGACATCAACTCCGCCAATCAACTCAACCTGAGTATCTTGTGTCTTCCTCAGGGTGAACAAAGCATTCTTCCCACATATTTCACATCGAGCTGTTAACTTAGTTATAGTATCGGCAAGAGGGATTATATCAAGGACCGAACCAAAGCTCCTCCTGTCAGTAAATGCAGAAATACCATCAGGTCATGAGGATTTGGATAATCGCTCAACTTGCAAGTTTAAAGCTTGATATAACTCGAAGACAATTAAACTGAGAATTTATTGCGACATGACAAAACATTGGATGCTGCCCACCCAAAACAAAGGAATATCTTAAAACATCAAATTATATGTAACAATACCTCAGGAAGTTACCATCAAGTCCTGCAACTATTACTGTTTTTCCATCATGATCAGCAGCTTCACGGCAGAAATCGTAAAGGTCGTCAAAGAATTGAGCTTCATCGATGCCAATCACGTCCAGCTGTCATCATTATCTATCAGTTGTGAGAATCAAACAAAATGTAGGCAGCAAACCAATCATGTAGGTATTTAAACAGACATTGCAAAACTTCAAAGCATGATACCTGCTCATAAGCATCAACTCCAAACTTCTGCTTGAATGATGATAAGTCTGATAGTGCCCAACATGGTAATTTTGCACCATCATGCGTAACAATTGAATCTAATCCATATCTTGTATCTTTGCTTGATTTAATTATTGCTACATTTCTGCATCAAAGAAACACGAAATGTAAATCATATACATATAAGATAAGGCTATTGCCAAACCAGCTCACAGCTTTCCTTAAACCACAATTAGGGAAAATTCCTACACATCCAACACAAGCATTGTATCCATATAGATACATCCACATAGATCTTGAAATCATTATGAGTATTATCATCCagtatttcaaaatcaaatgagtTTTAGATGTTAAGAAAGTACAAAAGTAAAGTAAATTATTTCTAATGAACTATagattataaataattttgaacAGTTAGAGTCATTTTCATAGACATTAAATCATTTTTCCCTTACAAATGGAAAAGATAAGACAAGATCATCACAA from Vicia villosa cultivar HV-30 ecotype Madison, WI linkage group LG4, Vvil1.0, whole genome shotgun sequence encodes the following:
- the LOC131595385 gene encoding thymidine kinase a-like isoform X2 — translated: MKSILNPKFSSLSSNFPKLSSFSLFSRPFTSSFSNNQSRFSNPLRLNPTTTTSPFIVSSTNSFSKSQSRTLQTSASTSGDIHVIVGPMFAGKTSSLISRMQSESANGRNVAIIKSSKDTRYGLDSIVTHDGAKLPCWALSDLSSFKQKFGVDAYEQLDVIGIDEAQFFDDLYDFCREAADHDGKTVIVAGLDGNFLRRSFGSVLDIIPLADTITKLTARCEICGKNALFTLRKTQDTQVELIGGVDVYMPVCRQHYVNGQVAVETARNVVESNKVECGSHT